A single region of the Arthrobacter sp. zg-Y20 genome encodes:
- a CDS encoding FadR/GntR family transcriptional regulator, translating to MSLPDASLPPARFSAQNRSRALQAEIMELILDRDLKAGDALPTEAELAGALGIGRNTLREALKVLQALGVVEIRHGFGMFVAPANFDALADGLTFRGRLSLRHEGKEALQLVDVRQALEAGLVGEAMDLFTPEHLADIEATVRQMEALAERGEIFTEVDETFHYQLFEPLGNELLSNLMSVFWKVYGKIHSELGVDPLINLRETAAVHRDIFEAVKDGDKELASERLRRHFDGIRAELAKLHEAS from the coding sequence ATGAGTCTGCCCGACGCATCACTGCCGCCGGCGCGGTTCAGTGCCCAAAACCGTTCCCGTGCCCTGCAGGCGGAGATCATGGAGCTCATCCTCGACCGCGACTTAAAAGCCGGCGACGCCCTGCCCACGGAAGCGGAACTGGCCGGGGCGCTCGGCATTGGCCGGAACACGCTGCGGGAGGCGCTGAAGGTGCTGCAGGCGCTGGGTGTGGTGGAAATCCGCCACGGATTCGGCATGTTCGTGGCTCCGGCCAATTTTGACGCGCTGGCGGACGGGCTGACCTTCCGGGGGCGGCTTTCGCTCCGCCACGAAGGCAAGGAAGCCCTGCAGCTGGTGGACGTGCGGCAGGCGCTGGAAGCAGGTTTGGTGGGCGAGGCGATGGACCTCTTCACACCCGAACACCTGGCCGACATCGAAGCCACCGTCCGGCAGATGGAGGCGCTGGCCGAACGCGGGGAAATCTTCACCGAGGTGGACGAAACCTTCCACTACCAGCTGTTCGAACCCCTGGGCAACGAACTGCTATCCAACCTGATGTCCGTGTTCTGGAAGGTCTACGGGAAGATCCACTCCGAACTTGGGGTTGATCCGCTGATCAACCTGCGGGAGACCGCGGCCGTCCACCGAGACATTTTCGAAGCGGTGAAAGACGGGGACAAAGAGCTGGCCTCCGAGCGGCTCCGCCGGCACTTTGACGGCATCCGCGCCGAACTCGCCAAGCTGCACGAGGCCTCATGA
- a CDS encoding ABC transporter substrate-binding protein: MSTSFESSGLLKDSSRRNFLKLAGVLGTAAAFAGSLSACSPGGNPAPAGSAAAEGTGSIEAGISYQLSTGFDPMLSTGATPQAANLHIFEGLTELHPATRESYLALAKADPVKVDDTTYEVQLRDGAKFHNGEPVTTADVVFSFQRVMDPANKSLFAGFIPFIDSVSAKDDSTVQFKLKYPFPGFSSRISVIKVVPEAAVKADPAGFDLKPIGSGPYSLVSAVKEDRIVFKKFDDYNGKYPARVADMTWLLLADPAARVAAVPSRTQAIEDVPYLDVDQLAAKVDVESVQSFGLLFLMFNCASEKFADKRVRQALHYAIDTDAVISKALLGNATAASSYFQEGHPSYTKASTTYGFDAAKAKSLLAEAGMQDMTITLTSTDTGWVTRVVPLIKEYWDAIGVTTTLEILQSAAVYAPEKVGGKNFDVLCAPGDPSVFGNDGDILLSWFYRGATWMEGRAGWNTTPEYATVQQKLDQAVQVDGDKAKKLHAEVVDIVSEEAPLYPLFHRKLPTAWDSNALDGFQPLPTTGVSFIGVGRK, encoded by the coding sequence ATGAGCACTTCGTTTGAATCCAGCGGGCTTTTGAAAGATTCCAGCCGGCGGAATTTCCTCAAGCTGGCCGGCGTATTGGGCACGGCGGCAGCATTTGCCGGCTCCCTTTCCGCCTGCAGCCCGGGCGGTAACCCTGCTCCCGCCGGCAGTGCCGCCGCAGAGGGCACCGGTTCCATCGAAGCCGGCATTTCCTATCAGCTCTCCACGGGCTTTGACCCGATGCTCTCCACCGGCGCCACTCCGCAGGCCGCCAACCTGCACATCTTCGAAGGCCTCACCGAGCTGCACCCGGCCACCCGGGAGTCCTACCTGGCCCTGGCCAAGGCGGACCCGGTCAAGGTGGATGACACCACGTACGAAGTGCAGCTCCGCGACGGCGCGAAGTTCCATAACGGCGAACCCGTCACCACCGCCGACGTTGTCTTCTCCTTCCAGCGGGTCATGGATCCGGCCAATAAATCACTGTTCGCGGGATTCATCCCCTTCATTGACTCGGTCTCCGCCAAGGACGACTCGACCGTGCAGTTCAAGCTCAAGTACCCGTTCCCGGGCTTCAGCTCCCGCATCTCGGTCATCAAGGTAGTGCCCGAAGCCGCGGTCAAGGCCGACCCGGCCGGTTTCGACCTCAAGCCCATCGGCTCCGGCCCCTACAGCCTGGTCTCGGCGGTCAAGGAAGACCGCATCGTGTTCAAGAAGTTCGACGACTACAACGGCAAGTACCCGGCCCGCGTGGCGGATATGACCTGGCTGCTGCTGGCCGACCCGGCGGCCCGCGTGGCGGCGGTCCCCTCCCGCACGCAGGCCATCGAGGACGTCCCGTACCTGGACGTGGACCAGCTTGCGGCCAAGGTGGACGTGGAATCCGTCCAGTCCTTCGGCCTGCTGTTCCTGATGTTCAACTGCGCGTCTGAAAAGTTCGCAGACAAGCGCGTCCGCCAGGCGCTGCACTACGCCATCGATACCGACGCGGTGATCTCCAAGGCCCTGCTGGGCAACGCTACGGCGGCGTCGTCGTACTTCCAGGAGGGGCACCCGTCCTACACCAAGGCCTCCACCACCTACGGCTTCGACGCCGCCAAGGCCAAGTCGCTGCTGGCCGAGGCAGGCATGCAAGACATGACCATCACGCTGACCTCCACCGACACCGGCTGGGTTACCCGCGTGGTGCCGCTGATCAAGGAATACTGGGACGCCATCGGCGTGACCACCACCCTGGAAATCCTGCAGTCCGCTGCCGTGTACGCCCCGGAAAAGGTGGGCGGCAAGAACTTCGACGTCCTCTGCGCTCCCGGCGACCCCTCTGTCTTCGGCAACGACGGCGACATCCTGCTCAGCTGGTTCTACCGTGGCGCCACCTGGATGGAAGGCCGCGCCGGATGGAACACCACCCCCGAATACGCCACCGTGCAGCAGAAGCTGGACCAGGCCGTGCAGGTGGACGGGGACAAGGCGAAGAAGCTCCACGCCGAAGTGGTCGACATCGTCTCCGAGGAAGCCCCGCTGTACCCGCTGTTCCACCGCAAGCTGCCCACCGCCTGGGACAGCAATGCGCTGGACGGCTTCCAGCCGCTGCCCACCACCGGCGTGTCCTTCATCGGGGTAGGACGCAAGTAG
- a CDS encoding 4'-phosphopantetheinyl transferase superfamily protein: MAVRIATRWLDAADISAAGSLAEPVRARAAAMYREADRHRFLAGRLAARALVAGLLGVPETAVTATAHCADCTHGNDGSHGRPLYFVDGQPAPLQFSFSRSGGWLAAAAAPAGVGVDLEDAGAEAFQGAGLEDVMATAAEKAAIAELAEPDRPRLRAQLWVRKEALLKAAGHGLRVDPRTVETAASAVPGKSLRASMRAYDVGPEQLGLPAGFVLSYAVGVLRHTVEVLAPAAGAQPA, from the coding sequence ATGGCGGTCCGGATTGCCACGCGGTGGCTGGATGCGGCGGATATCAGCGCTGCCGGCAGCCTTGCCGAACCGGTGCGCGCCCGTGCAGCCGCCATGTACCGCGAGGCGGACCGGCACCGCTTCCTGGCCGGACGGCTGGCAGCCCGCGCCTTGGTGGCCGGACTGCTGGGGGTACCCGAAACAGCTGTCACCGCCACCGCGCACTGCGCGGACTGCACGCACGGCAACGACGGATCACACGGCCGGCCGCTCTATTTCGTGGACGGGCAGCCGGCGCCCCTGCAGTTCAGTTTCAGCCGCAGCGGCGGATGGCTGGCCGCGGCGGCGGCGCCGGCCGGCGTCGGGGTGGACCTGGAGGACGCGGGCGCGGAGGCCTTCCAGGGGGCCGGTCTGGAAGATGTAATGGCCACTGCGGCGGAAAAGGCGGCCATCGCCGAGCTCGCCGAACCGGACCGCCCAAGGCTGCGCGCCCAGCTGTGGGTGCGCAAGGAAGCGCTGCTCAAGGCGGCCGGCCACGGGCTGCGGGTGGACCCGCGCACGGTGGAGACGGCCGCATCCGCCGTTCCGGGTAAGTCTCTGCGGGCGTCCATGCGGGCGTACGACGTCGGGCCGGAACAGTTGGGTCTTCCGGCCGGATTTGTGCTGTCCTACGCCGTCGGGGTGCTCCGGCACACGGTGGAAGTCCTGGCCCCGGCGGCGGGCGCCCAGCCGGCCTAG
- a CDS encoding 2-oxoglutarate and iron-dependent oxygenase domain-containing protein: protein MSEIPEAIPVLDLSTARNPDGSFSPEFIDRLRDATHRIGFFQLVGYGAGEAMVEKLFDVTKQFFDLPLEDRLALDNRKSPHFRGYTRLGTEITRGRPDSREQIDFGPERAPAAGYPADQPYWLVQGPNLFPDNVLPELRSTSMAWAAQMELVGAELLSAIAVSLELPEDHFTEPFVGAPAWMAKLIHYVGGVVQEAGTQGVGAHADYGFITLLLQDSVGGLEVKPHESDTWLPVEPIPGALVVNLGEMLEVATQGYLSATIHRVSAPAPGVDRYAIPFFWSPRLDTVIDPVQLPPALAAQSRGISDDPENPMLASYGANVLKGWLRAHPQVAKLHHPELLPGA, encoded by the coding sequence ATGAGCGAGATTCCCGAGGCAATTCCCGTCCTGGACCTGAGTACCGCCCGCAATCCGGACGGCTCCTTCAGCCCCGAATTTATTGACCGGCTGCGTGACGCGACGCATCGGATCGGTTTCTTCCAGCTGGTGGGCTACGGCGCCGGTGAGGCGATGGTGGAGAAGCTGTTCGACGTCACCAAGCAGTTCTTCGACCTGCCGCTGGAGGACCGGCTGGCACTGGATAACCGCAAGTCCCCGCACTTCCGCGGCTACACCCGGCTGGGCACCGAAATCACCCGGGGGCGCCCGGATTCGCGTGAACAGATCGACTTCGGCCCCGAACGCGCACCTGCTGCCGGCTACCCCGCAGACCAGCCGTACTGGCTGGTGCAGGGGCCCAACCTGTTTCCGGACAACGTACTGCCGGAACTGCGCAGCACCTCCATGGCCTGGGCCGCGCAGATGGAACTGGTGGGCGCGGAACTGCTTTCCGCCATCGCCGTGTCCCTGGAGCTGCCGGAAGACCACTTCACGGAACCGTTTGTTGGCGCCCCGGCGTGGATGGCCAAGCTCATCCACTATGTGGGCGGCGTCGTGCAGGAAGCCGGCACCCAGGGCGTCGGCGCGCATGCCGACTACGGTTTCATCACCCTGCTGCTGCAGGATTCTGTGGGCGGCCTGGAAGTAAAACCGCATGAATCAGACACCTGGCTGCCGGTGGAACCGATCCCCGGCGCACTGGTCGTCAACCTGGGCGAGATGCTGGAGGTGGCCACCCAGGGCTACCTCTCGGCCACCATCCACCGTGTATCCGCACCGGCTCCGGGCGTGGACCGCTACGCGATCCCGTTCTTCTGGTCCCCTCGCCTGGACACCGTGATTGACCCGGTGCAGCTGCCGCCGGCCCTGGCCGCGCAGTCGCGCGGGATCTCCGATGATCCGGAGAACCCCATGCTCGCCTCCTACGGTGCCAACGTGCTGAAGGGTTGGCTGCGGGCGCACCCGCAGGTGGCCAAGCTGCACCACCCGGAGCTGCTTCCCGGGGCCTAA
- a CDS encoding type II toxin-antitoxin system VapB family antitoxin, producing MIFKAVGDVRPYPDHGYVTPKDWAAVPPRQVRLDELVTTKATLDLGALLAEDSTFFGDLFPHVVQWKGTMYLEDGLHRAVRTALHQRTILHARVLVLDD from the coding sequence GTGATCTTCAAAGCTGTTGGCGACGTACGCCCCTACCCCGACCATGGATATGTCACACCTAAGGACTGGGCAGCGGTACCTCCCCGGCAGGTTCGCCTGGATGAACTGGTGACCACGAAGGCCACGCTGGACCTCGGTGCGCTGCTGGCCGAGGACTCCACCTTTTTCGGAGACCTGTTCCCGCACGTCGTCCAATGGAAGGGCACCATGTATCTCGAAGACGGACTGCACCGGGCTGTGAGGACGGCATTGCACCAGCGGACCATTTTGCACGCACGCGTGCTGGTCCTCGATGACTAA
- a CDS encoding heparan-alpha-glucosaminide N-acetyltransferase domain-containing protein has translation MSPTASPRFAGVDAARGLALFGMMAVHVLPEAGSDLEPTLPWLLFAGKAAALFAVLAGVSLSFITRTARVERGGALTAVRWAVAARAGMICALGLTIAYVDMPAFIILAYYGAMFALAIPFLGVSTRTLLAAAGVFALLGPVLMQALRDSLPEPGYDPTFSTVLTEPGVFLSQLLLTGTYPAIPWMAYICTGLAVGRLRLNESAVQLKLLAGGTALAIGAWLASVLLLDGPGQGFDRLVEVDPDLVAAQIRDAAVWGPEGYLPTSSWWWLALVSPHTTTPLDLLHTTGVAVAVLGALLFLARYAGKALLVLSAPGRMTLTLYCAHLLFLGTGALAVLPYLSLWLQIAVFIVFAVFWQRAGKQGPLEKWISRGSGAARQAALRRYPDPQPEH, from the coding sequence ATGTCACCTACAGCATCGCCGCGGTTCGCCGGGGTGGACGCAGCCCGAGGGCTCGCTCTTTTCGGGATGATGGCCGTCCATGTCCTGCCCGAAGCAGGCAGTGATTTGGAGCCGACCCTGCCCTGGCTGTTGTTCGCGGGAAAGGCCGCAGCTCTTTTCGCGGTGCTTGCCGGGGTCTCCCTGTCCTTCATCACCAGGACGGCACGGGTTGAGCGGGGCGGCGCCCTCACGGCGGTCCGGTGGGCAGTGGCGGCCCGCGCCGGAATGATCTGCGCCCTGGGCCTGACCATTGCCTACGTGGACATGCCGGCGTTCATCATCCTCGCGTACTACGGGGCCATGTTTGCCTTGGCCATACCGTTCCTGGGTGTTTCCACTCGAACGCTGCTGGCGGCGGCCGGCGTGTTTGCCCTGCTCGGTCCGGTCCTTATGCAGGCCCTGCGGGATTCGCTCCCCGAACCCGGTTACGACCCGACTTTCAGCACGGTGCTGACCGAGCCCGGCGTTTTCCTGAGCCAACTGCTGCTCACCGGCACGTACCCGGCCATCCCTTGGATGGCCTACATCTGCACCGGCCTGGCCGTGGGCCGGCTCCGGCTGAATGAATCCGCGGTGCAGTTGAAGCTGCTGGCGGGGGGCACGGCGCTGGCTATCGGTGCCTGGCTCGCCTCGGTCCTGCTGTTGGACGGCCCGGGACAGGGTTTTGACCGGTTGGTGGAGGTGGATCCGGATCTGGTGGCCGCGCAGATCCGCGACGCCGCCGTCTGGGGTCCCGAGGGTTACCTGCCGACGTCGTCCTGGTGGTGGCTGGCGCTTGTATCCCCGCACACCACCACTCCCCTGGACCTGCTGCACACCACCGGTGTTGCCGTTGCAGTGCTGGGCGCCTTGTTGTTCCTGGCCCGCTACGCGGGCAAGGCCCTGCTGGTGTTATCCGCGCCCGGCCGGATGACGCTTACCCTGTACTGCGCCCACCTGCTGTTCCTGGGCACGGGCGCCCTGGCCGTCCTTCCGTATCTCTCACTCTGGCTGCAGATTGCGGTGTTCATCGTTTTTGCCGTGTTCTGGCAGCGGGCAGGGAAACAGGGGCCGCTGGAGAAGTGGATCTCGCGCGGCTCCGGAGCGGCCCGGCAGGCGGCGCTCCGACGCTATCCGGATCCCCAGCCCGAACACTAG
- a CDS encoding glutathione peroxidase, whose translation METANLYDIPLTLLDGTETTFGELFRGKAVLVVNVASRCGFTKQYEGLQSLYETYQERNFTVLGVPSNQFNGQEPGSAEEIAEFCSTNFGVTFPLAAKTDVNGPDRHPLYAALTQFRDGELGEDIGWNFEKFLVTDSGEVVGRFASDVAPGSPEIQESVEAVLRLE comes from the coding sequence GTGGAAACCGCCAACCTGTACGACATCCCGCTCACCCTGCTGGACGGCACCGAAACCACCTTCGGAGAGCTGTTCCGCGGCAAGGCCGTGCTGGTAGTCAACGTCGCCTCCCGCTGCGGGTTCACTAAGCAGTACGAAGGCCTGCAGTCGCTCTACGAGACATACCAGGAACGGAACTTCACCGTCCTGGGCGTGCCCAGCAACCAGTTCAACGGACAGGAGCCGGGCAGCGCCGAGGAGATTGCCGAGTTCTGCAGCACCAACTTCGGCGTCACCTTCCCGCTCGCGGCCAAGACCGACGTCAACGGACCGGACCGCCACCCGCTCTACGCCGCCCTGACCCAGTTCCGCGACGGCGAACTGGGCGAAGACATTGGCTGGAACTTCGAGAAATTCCTGGTCACCGACAGCGGCGAGGTGGTTGGCCGCTTCGCCTCCGACGTCGCACCGGGCTCGCCGGAAATCCAGGAGTCCGTCGAGGCGGTCCTGCGCCTGGAGTAG
- a CDS encoding LytR C-terminal domain-containing protein, translating into MTKEPPDGAPGGLAAMDDRDDSRQWHGHRIVTGGELGAVFAPTDEPEMVRRARRRRRLHNSVIGVLALLLLSAVILAQGLVSGWVKLPAATEIKAPAGPADECPAGPFPYLDPATVTVNIYNSTAAAGLANTVGAELGTRGFQVAQVGNSSVNRAGMTALILSGPSGFASAYTLQQHIPDTEYVRDDRTDASVDMVIGAGFTELQPPEQAAAAGPGALSCPGNATPADGQ; encoded by the coding sequence ATGACTAAGGAACCTCCCGACGGAGCTCCGGGCGGCCTGGCCGCCATGGACGATCGGGACGATTCGAGGCAGTGGCACGGGCACCGGATTGTTACCGGCGGCGAGCTGGGCGCGGTTTTCGCGCCCACCGACGAACCAGAGATGGTCCGGCGGGCACGACGACGGCGGCGGCTGCACAACTCGGTGATCGGCGTCTTGGCGCTGCTGTTGCTTTCAGCGGTGATCCTCGCGCAGGGACTGGTGTCCGGCTGGGTGAAGCTGCCCGCCGCAACAGAGATCAAAGCACCTGCAGGTCCGGCGGACGAATGTCCGGCCGGGCCTTTTCCGTATCTGGATCCGGCCACGGTGACCGTCAACATCTACAACTCGACGGCGGCTGCCGGGCTGGCCAATACGGTGGGGGCCGAGCTGGGCACCCGGGGGTTCCAGGTAGCGCAGGTGGGCAACAGCAGCGTCAACCGGGCAGGCATGACCGCGCTGATCCTGTCCGGGCCCTCGGGATTCGCCTCCGCCTACACGCTGCAGCAGCACATTCCGGACACCGAGTACGTCCGCGATGACCGCACCGACGCTTCCGTGGATATGGTCATCGGAGCCGGCTTCACGGAACTGCAGCCGCCGGAGCAGGCGGCAGCAGCCGGCCCCGGAGCACTGAGCTGTCCCGGGAACGCCACGCCCGCGGACGGGCAGTAG
- a CDS encoding glucosamine-6-phosphate deaminase, which yields MSSRTLNLIRCSDPAALGQAAADVVLAALAAAPEPVIGVATGSSPSPLYKALAASGADFSSADWFALDEYVGLPPGHPESYAEVLRREIVEPLGLDPQRVHLPDPHRVDLKDAARRYERQIAAAGGIDLQILGLGRNGHLAFNEPGAPLDSRTRLETLTEDTRRANQRFFASLGDVPTHCLTQGLGTILEARHLLLIVRGAGKAEALARALTGPVGTDCPASVLQTHGHVTVLADDDAASRLS from the coding sequence ATGAGCTCCCGCACCTTGAACCTAATCCGCTGCTCCGATCCCGCCGCGCTCGGGCAGGCCGCGGCCGACGTCGTCCTGGCAGCCCTGGCCGCCGCACCGGAGCCGGTCATCGGCGTCGCCACGGGTTCCTCGCCGTCGCCCCTGTACAAGGCGCTGGCCGCCAGCGGGGCGGACTTCAGCTCCGCCGACTGGTTCGCCCTGGACGAGTATGTGGGCCTGCCGCCGGGACATCCGGAAAGCTATGCCGAAGTGCTTCGCCGGGAAATCGTGGAACCGCTGGGGCTCGACCCGCAGCGTGTCCACCTGCCGGACCCGCACCGGGTGGACCTGAAGGACGCCGCCCGCCGCTATGAACGGCAGATTGCCGCCGCGGGCGGAATTGACCTGCAGATCCTGGGCCTCGGCCGCAACGGTCACCTGGCCTTCAACGAGCCGGGGGCGCCGCTGGACTCCCGCACCCGGCTGGAAACCCTGACTGAGGACACCCGCCGGGCCAACCAGCGGTTCTTTGCCTCCCTCGGCGACGTGCCCACGCACTGCCTCACCCAGGGGCTCGGCACCATCCTGGAGGCCCGGCACCTGCTGCTGATTGTCCGCGGCGCAGGGAAGGCCGAGGCGCTGGCCCGGGCACTGACCGGACCGGTGGGCACGGACTGCCCCGCCTCGGTCCTCCAGACCCACGGGCACGTCACCGTCCTGGCCGACGACGACGCCGCCTCCCGGCTGAGCTGA